A region of Natribaculum luteum DNA encodes the following proteins:
- a CDS encoding HAD family hydrolase, which produces MAAYDAIYFDLDSTLCEPIQGRSQLLETAFERAGVDQFCTVAGLRAASNEVTDAETDQEFFERTFEEAADRAGADPAVSPDLASAYLETIDPAAVRFRSGAEAALDLADERGPVGLITNGTEEMQSQKLEALGISDFFDVTVFVDPRDGVPPKPHSKPFEMALSGIDVEPSGTIYVGDNVYTDVAGANAMGMDSAWINLGHETAPEHEPTYELASLEEFETIV; this is translated from the coding sequence ATGGCTGCCTACGACGCGATCTATTTCGATCTCGACAGCACCCTCTGTGAGCCGATCCAGGGACGGTCGCAGCTGCTCGAGACGGCCTTCGAACGGGCGGGCGTCGACCAGTTCTGCACCGTCGCCGGGCTTCGAGCCGCGTCCAACGAGGTCACGGACGCCGAGACCGACCAGGAGTTCTTCGAACGAACGTTCGAGGAGGCGGCCGACCGTGCCGGCGCCGATCCTGCCGTCTCGCCCGACCTCGCGAGTGCGTACCTCGAGACGATCGATCCGGCCGCCGTCCGCTTTCGATCCGGTGCCGAGGCCGCCCTCGACCTCGCCGACGAACGGGGACCGGTCGGTCTCATCACCAACGGCACCGAGGAGATGCAGTCACAGAAACTCGAGGCACTCGGTATCTCCGACTTCTTCGACGTGACGGTCTTCGTCGATCCCAGAGACGGCGTTCCGCCCAAACCCCACTCGAAGCCGTTCGAGATGGCCCTCTCGGGGATCGACGTCGAACCGTCCGGGACGATCTACGTCGGCGACAACGTCTACACGGACGTCGCCGGCGCGAACGCGATGGGGATGGACTCGGCGTGGATCAACCTCGGCCACGAGACGGCCCCCGAGCACGAACCGACCTACGAACTGGCCTCGCTCGAGGAGTTCGAGACGATCGTCTAG
- a CDS encoding SprT-like domain-containing protein codes for MTSDDEFITRARTYARTVDLDVDLERIEWELSTRARRRAGACRWDADREVATIVLARRACEGYDRETLEAVVRHELVHAWEFQRFGESGHGPRFREQAAAIDAPRHCESFATPRYVLRCREGDCEWRAERHRASKPVSAPERYRCGVCGSCYEVEHVDSGRTWTTASGYGGTKAALGDRW; via the coding sequence GTGACGAGCGACGACGAGTTCATCACCCGGGCGCGGACCTACGCTCGAACCGTCGACCTTGACGTCGACCTCGAGCGCATCGAGTGGGAGCTTTCGACCCGGGCGCGTCGACGGGCGGGTGCCTGCCGGTGGGACGCCGACCGCGAGGTCGCGACGATCGTTCTCGCGCGGCGTGCCTGCGAGGGTTACGACCGCGAGACGCTCGAGGCGGTGGTCCGACACGAACTCGTCCACGCCTGGGAGTTCCAGCGCTTCGGCGAGTCGGGTCACGGACCGCGGTTTCGCGAGCAGGCAGCGGCGATCGACGCACCGCGCCACTGCGAGTCGTTCGCGACGCCGCGGTACGTCCTTCGCTGTCGCGAGGGCGACTGCGAGTGGCGGGCCGAGCGCCACCGGGCGTCGAAACCCGTCAGCGCACCCGAGCGCTACCGGTGTGGCGTCTGTGGCAGCTGCTACGAGGTCGAACACGTCGACAGCGGTCGGACGTGGACGACCGCGAGCGGCTACGGCGGGACGAAGGCGGCGCTCGGCGACCGGTGGTAG
- a CDS encoding purine nucleoside permease, with amino-acid sequence MSERVLDPRPVDHDDPVRPSALVLPAVAFDPPLDERQPWLERYDPVDALTIPGLERPLFLCEEGVAVTTTGLGKSDAATTVAALAAAPGVDLESAYVLSAGIAGSSPATTALGSVFVADAILDWDRKHRWDRDERTDGPSIDVLAYQPDDAVTRLNDDLVAVAVTAADEVDLESDEAVREYQRRYPDARGDRPTVDVGTTVTGDEFWHGSGVAREVEWLCDAYDVEPYATTQMEDAATATVLERFDLLERYLSVRAVANYDRPAPDQSVEESFDGTSESLELAVENAARVGSAVVDGLLTADPLEIDPSSR; translated from the coding sequence ATGAGCGAACGTGTTCTCGATCCACGTCCCGTCGACCACGACGACCCCGTACGCCCGTCCGCGCTCGTCCTGCCGGCGGTCGCGTTCGACCCACCACTCGACGAGCGTCAGCCCTGGCTCGAGCGGTACGATCCCGTCGACGCGCTCACGATCCCGGGACTCGAGCGACCGCTTTTCCTGTGTGAGGAAGGCGTCGCCGTCACGACGACCGGACTGGGCAAGAGCGACGCCGCGACGACGGTCGCCGCGCTCGCGGCCGCGCCGGGGGTCGACCTCGAGTCGGCGTACGTCCTCTCGGCAGGCATCGCGGGATCGTCGCCCGCGACGACGGCGCTTGGCTCCGTGTTCGTCGCCGACGCGATCCTCGACTGGGACCGGAAACACCGCTGGGATCGAGACGAGAGGACGGACGGCCCGTCGATCGACGTCCTCGCCTATCAGCCGGACGACGCCGTCACCCGGCTGAACGACGACCTCGTGGCCGTCGCCGTCACGGCCGCAGACGAGGTCGACCTCGAGTCGGACGAGGCCGTCCGCGAGTACCAGCGTCGATACCCGGACGCGCGTGGCGACCGTCCCACAGTCGACGTCGGCACGACGGTCACGGGCGACGAATTCTGGCACGGGTCGGGCGTCGCTCGCGAGGTCGAGTGGCTCTGTGACGCCTACGACGTCGAGCCGTACGCGACGACGCAGATGGAAGACGCGGCGACGGCAACCGTCCTCGAGCGGTTCGACCTCCTCGAGCGGTACCTGAGCGTGCGGGCCGTCGCGAACTACGATCGGCCGGCACCCGACCAGTCGGTCGAAGAGAGCTTCGACGGGACGAGCGAGAGCCTCGAACTGGCCGTCGAAAACGCCGCGCGCGTCGGTTCGGCAGTCGTCGACGGCCTGCTGACGGCCGACCCACTCGAGATCGACCCCTCGAGCCGATAG
- a CDS encoding DUF6293 family protein — MEVVKRVHVVPLGYEFDRILEPIRDQRADLVYLLEDEGASHGDTADDRREEHSDGHVERNATATAEYHEALYEELESVVPDVRTWECDLTDVYAVLGDVTTIAAKHAEDQVYVNVSGAGTIPAIGATIACMDVSTDAHAYYVDPSTYAHDGTTEPSSFGVDEIEGIPTYPIESPTRDQVAIMEFLTDPDAWEGYHDDRTTPPKKKDLIEYAREQDLSFMADRRAPDERAGEDKGAFRILDTHVLEPLAEDGYVTIESVGRRRVVELTERGENAYRAFRHKLGDGTNYVG; from the coding sequence ATGGAAGTCGTCAAGCGCGTCCACGTCGTCCCGCTTGGCTACGAGTTCGATCGGATTCTCGAGCCGATTCGCGACCAGCGAGCGGATCTGGTCTACCTGCTCGAGGACGAGGGCGCGAGCCACGGGGACACGGCGGACGACCGACGGGAGGAGCACAGCGACGGCCACGTCGAGCGGAACGCGACGGCGACAGCGGAGTATCACGAGGCGTTGTACGAGGAACTCGAGTCGGTCGTCCCCGACGTTCGGACCTGGGAGTGTGACCTGACAGATGTGTACGCGGTCCTCGGAGACGTGACGACGATCGCCGCGAAACACGCCGAGGATCAGGTGTACGTCAACGTCTCCGGCGCGGGGACGATCCCGGCGATCGGCGCGACGATCGCGTGCATGGACGTCTCGACGGACGCCCACGCCTACTACGTCGACCCGTCGACGTACGCCCACGACGGGACGACCGAGCCAAGCTCCTTCGGGGTCGACGAAATCGAAGGCATCCCGACCTACCCGATCGAGTCGCCGACGCGCGATCAGGTCGCGATCATGGAGTTTCTCACCGATCCCGACGCGTGGGAGGGGTACCACGACGACCGGACGACCCCACCCAAGAAGAAAGACCTCATCGAGTACGCTCGAGAGCAGGACCTCTCGTTTATGGCCGACCGCCGCGCACCCGACGAGCGCGCCGGCGAGGACAAGGGTGCGTTTCGGATACTCGACACGCACGTCCTCGAGCCGCTGGCCGAGGACGGCTACGTCACGATCGAATCCGTCGGCCGCCGACGCGTCGTCGAGTTGACCGAGCGCGGCGAGAACGCCTACCGGGCGTTCCGACACAAGCTCGGCGACGGGACCAACTACGTCGGATAA
- a CDS encoding 3-dehydroquinate synthase II yields the protein MTRAVWVKADDAVGDWDDRRARITAALEAGADWVLVDEGDVERVRELGDIGVAAFRTDGDVTMIDDAEGDETGAQPDAFVVGKDGEGDATIDLPSDFSGSADLSTLRRDGDVDAGAYVRILGKEYETFAEAATEEAEYTIVVGEDWTIIPLENLIARIGEETELVAGVTSAEEAKTAFETLELGADAVLLDSDDPDEIRKTVEVRDEAERETLDLQWGEVVEIERAGSADRVCVDTGSMLEHDEGMLVGSMARGLVFVHAETAESPYVASRPFRVNAGAVHAYVRTPDGGTKYLAELQSGDEVQVVDLEGHTREAIVGRAKIEQRPMFRLALETDDGDRVETLLQNAETIKVATPDGRKAVTDVEVGDELKLYYEDTARHFGEAVEESIIEK from the coding sequence ATGACGAGAGCAGTCTGGGTCAAAGCCGACGACGCAGTCGGCGACTGGGACGACCGCCGGGCGCGGATCACCGCCGCGCTCGAGGCGGGTGCTGACTGGGTACTGGTCGACGAAGGCGACGTCGAACGCGTCCGCGAACTCGGCGACATCGGCGTCGCCGCGTTCCGGACGGACGGCGACGTGACGATGATCGACGACGCCGAAGGCGACGAAACCGGCGCACAGCCGGACGCCTTCGTCGTCGGCAAGGACGGCGAGGGTGACGCGACGATCGATCTTCCCTCCGACTTCTCGGGCTCTGCGGACCTCTCGACGCTGCGCCGCGACGGCGACGTCGACGCCGGTGCGTACGTCCGAATCCTGGGCAAGGAGTACGAGACGTTCGCCGAGGCGGCCACCGAGGAAGCCGAGTACACCATCGTCGTCGGCGAGGACTGGACGATCATCCCCCTCGAGAACCTGATCGCGCGCATCGGCGAGGAGACCGAACTCGTCGCGGGCGTCACGAGCGCCGAGGAGGCGAAGACGGCCTTCGAGACGCTCGAGCTCGGTGCCGACGCCGTCTTGCTCGACTCGGACGATCCCGACGAGATCCGCAAGACGGTCGAGGTGCGAGACGAGGCCGAACGCGAGACCCTGGACCTCCAGTGGGGCGAGGTCGTCGAGATCGAACGCGCCGGCTCCGCGGATCGAGTCTGCGTCGACACCGGGAGTATGCTCGAGCACGACGAGGGGATGCTCGTCGGCTCGATGGCCCGCGGTCTCGTGTTCGTCCACGCAGAGACCGCCGAGTCGCCGTACGTCGCCTCGCGGCCGTTCCGCGTCAACGCCGGCGCGGTCCACGCCTACGTCCGCACGCCCGACGGCGGCACGAAGTACCTCGCGGAACTGCAAAGCGGCGACGAGGTCCAGGTCGTCGACCTCGAGGGGCACACCCGCGAGGCGATCGTCGGCCGGGCGAAGATCGAGCAGCGGCCGATGTTCCGGCTCGCACTGGAGACCGACGACGGCGACCGCGTCGAGACGCTGTTGCAAAACGCCGAGACGATCAAGGTCGCCACGCCCGACGGACGCAAGGCAGTGACGGACGTCGAGGTCGGCGACGAACTCAAACTCTACTACGAGGACACGGCCCGCCACTTCGGCGAGGCCGTCGAAGAGAGCATCATCGAGAAGTGA